Below is a window of Pyrobaculum aerophilum str. IM2 DNA.
ACACCGCCGCCGCGGGAGGTGCTCAGCCTATATAGAAGGGCAGGGGACATGGTGTACCTCCAGATATCCCCCGAGTCCCACGACGAGGATATTAGAAAACACTACGGGAGGCCCTACGACAACTCCAGCCTCTTGGAATTTATAAAAAATGCCGCAGAGCTCCGTTTTGAGCGGGTTGATCTCTACTTCATGGTGGGCCTGCCCATGCAAACCCCCGAAAATGTGAAGGGGCTTGGCGACTTCTTCCTAGAGCTGGCGAAGCGCGGCGGCGGAGCCCTCAACGCCTTTGTAGCTCCCCTCGCCCCCTTTGTAGATCCCGGGAGTCCTGCCTTCCACAACCCCTCGAAATACGGCTACGTTATACTAGCCAGGAGCTTTGAGGAGCACAGAAGGCTCCTTCTCGCCGAGAGGTGGTACATGATGCTGAACTACGAGACGACAACCATGACGAGGAGCCAAATTGCCGAGGCGACATACAACGCGGTGGAGAGCTTGGCCAGGGCTAAATACATTGCGGGGATTATAGACGACGAATACCTCGGCGCCGTCTTAGAAACTGTCAAAAACGCGAGAAGCGGCGCGCCGCCCGTGGGACTAAACTCTAAAGAAACAGTTAGAGAAGAGGAGTTGTATCCAAAAAAGTTCTGGATCTCGTACCTAACCCCCCGCTCTGTCGCCGAGATAATAAGGTATTCGCTAGGGAGGCTCGCATAGCGTGTTCTTTACTTTCAGCGTACTCTCTCCCCTATACTTAATAATAGCAGTGCTAATATATATTATTGAAAATAACATCATGTGTTCGTAATTGGGGCCAGGCCGCCTATAAGGGCGGAGCGCGTCGATTTAATCCCACTGGTCAGGAGGGGCCTTACCTATGTTGAGTCCAGCGACGCCGTGTGGCGAGTGTGCGAGCCGGCCGAGCGCTGGGAGCAACTCAGAGCTAAGCTTGTGGCCAAGGGGTATAGAGTATCTCAGTCTTATATTCCGCCGTCTGTGCGGCGGTACCTCCACGGGGAGAGAAAAGTGGAGCTGGGCGGAGGAGTGGCGGCTGTGTATGTAAAAGACGGCGTGTTTAAGTGGCGCCTGGGGGATGAATACGGCGTCGGCTGTCCGCCGGCTAAATACGTGGCGTACTGGGGGCAGAGGCCTAATTGTAATGGCGTAGTTATAGACTTGAAGAAGATTTATAAAAGGGGGTTCTGGTCGGCGGTCGCTGAGAGGTTCGGCGACCAGTGGCTCCTCAAGGCGCTGAGGGGGGAGCCAGACGACGTGTTAAACGCCCTCTACCTCCTCGCCGTGGAGGCCGCGCGCTTCCTTGAAGCTCTGGCCCTGGCGACCGGCGTGGGGGTGGACGCGGTGCTGGACGTGTTTGAGAACAACTCAGTGGCGGCGCTGGCCGAGGCCGTGTTTCACCGCGAGGCTGAGAGGAGGGGCTATGTAATTGAGGACTCTAGGCGCCACTTCGACATGCCTTATTTCGACATGGCGAGGGGCAGGGCGCCTGGGGTGTACAAACGCGTGGCCGAGCTGGACTTCAAATCGCTGTTCCCATCGCTAGTCGTGAAACACGGGGTGGACCCCACGACTGCAAGGCCCTGTTCCAACGGGCTTAGGGCAGGGGGCCTCGGCAGGTATTGTTTCGACGGGGGCCCTGTTGCCGACGTTATCCACAAGTGGCTAGACCAGAGGCTTAGCACGGGGGATAAGGCCGTTTCAGACGCACTTAAGTGGCTTATGAACGCGGGGATAGGAGCGTGGGGGAAGGCCGGCTGGGGGATGATATGCGAGCCGTGTTTACTGGCTGTGAGAACTGAGGCGGCCCGTCTGTTCGACGAGGCGTGGAGGCTGTTCTCTCCTATATACGGCGATACTGATTCTATATACGTTGAGGAGGACAAGGCAGGCGGCGTGTTGAGCTGGGGGGCCTCCCTCGGGGGGCTTAGGCTGGAGCTGAGGGGGGTTTGGGACGTTTTTATACTGGCGCCTGCCAGGCGCGGGGGCGTCGCCGAGAAGAACTACGTCAAGGCGGGTGGCGGCGGGCTTGAGGTGAAGGGAGGCCTTCTGAGACCTCACGACGTGCCTCTGGCAGTGCGGCTTAGATACGGCGACGTGATCCGTGTGGTGGCTGAGGGCGGGGATCCCGTCGAGGCGGCGGTGGGGATTTTGCAAAACGCGCCGCCGGAGCAATTGTTCATTTACAGAGCTGTGTGGAGGGAGAGGCTGGCGGAGATAAACAAGCCGTCTCTGTTCCACACAGCGGCGCGTTACGTCGCGGAGAGGTGTAGTTGCGATCCCGTTGACGTTTTCTACCTGCCGGGCGACGGCGTTGTTTACACGCCCTGGGTTGCCGTGGACAAAAGGCTTAGGGCCAGGCCCGCCGACGTCGAGGAAGTGAGACGCGCCGCGGCGGAGTACGTAAGGAGGCTTTGGAAGTTACGCGCCTTAAGGCTTATATGACTTCCCACGGTTTTGTAAACGCCGGGGATTTACTAAAAGTGGCAGAAATGGCGAGAGGGCACGGCGGCTGGGTTAGCTTTGAGCTCCTTTACAAAAAATGGGGGGATTACGCCTTTGCGATTTTAGAGGCGGCGCAGTTGCTAGGGGTTTTAAAATGGGCGAGGGAAGACGGCGCTGGCAAGACCCGCGTGGCGTACGCCCTGGGCAAGAGGGGGGCTGTTTTACTAAACCTCTTGGTAGATCCCTGCCCAATTGACGCATATATCCACAGGGGCGTGTTGAGGCTAGACACGCCTCTAGGCCCCCTCTCCGTCGCGCCGGAGCCCGGTTACATGCTCTCCGTTGCGTACAAACTGGCCGAGATCTGCGGCGGAGATCCCCGCTCCTTATATCTCAAGCTAAAGCTGGCTGTTTACAAGGCAGTTAAGAGGGCTAACGGCCTCGAGAAGTGGCTAGTGCCCCAGCTCCGACGCTAGTTTCAACACGGCGTCGGCAAGCCTCTTCATGTCGCTTTCCACAAACTCTAACGCGGGATATCTGCTGAACTCCACTTCTGTCAAGGCCATTGTACTGAAATTCGTTTATAGCCACGTTGGTCAAGTCGGCGAGTTTAACTCTTGCAACGTCTTATAACGCCTTGGCTACTGCCAGCATATAGCCTGTGGGCGTGAAGGCAATTATAAAAATCGGCTGGGCCAACCCTCTTGTCCTCTCTAGTCGCCTTAACTCCCTTAAAACTCTCGGCTATGACGTGGCCGTAATCCACGGCGATGGCCGCCAGCAAGGCTCTCCACGCCTGAAACGCCCTGCCGGCGGCGTTTCTGTAAAGCCCCTGTTCTAAAAACTTAAGCGCAAGCTCCGCCTCATACCTGGCCTCCAACAGCCTCCCCTCTTATAACCCGCCGGATCTCTCCAAGGCTTTAAAAGCTCTAACACCACAAGCCCCGTGCCTCTAAGTTTTGCAGAGAGACGTCTCGAAGATATCGCCTAAGTCGAGGAGCCATTTGGGCTTTTCCCCCAAGGCCCTCCGCGCCACTACGTAATAATTGCCCTCTCTGTACCCGCTCTTCTTTTTCAAAGTTCTCAACGCCCTCTCGGCGTCGTCTACAGTTAAGTCAGCCCACTTTATTTCAAACGCTGCGAATTCCCCGTCTCCGAGGCAGGCCAGGTCTATTTCCACATCTCCCTCCCAATATCTGCCGCAGATTCCCGCGGCCCTTACGAGCCCCCGCTCCGAGAGCCTTGGGAGGGCTCTGCGCACGATCTCCTCATAGGCTCCCTGCATGTACCTGTCTATATCTATATTAACAAAGCCGCCCAGCTCCACGAGCTCTCTGTTTCTGTACACTGCCCTTATCCAAAACCGTATATACAAGTCGGAAATTAAGTAAATCGGCCTTGCCCTCCCCCACAACGGCGCCTCCCTCCTGACTACCTCCAGCCGCTCTAAAACAGACAGATATTTGGCCAGAGTCTGCGCCGGTATGTGCGCCCTCTGGGCGATTTCGGAGTAAGTAGTTGCGCCCTCGTCAATTGCCCTAACGATATTTAAATAGACGTGGGGCTCCCGTACTTCAAAACGGAGTAGGTTCTCCGCCTCTTCATAAAGGGGGCCCCATTTGGAAAACAGCCTCTCGAGATTACGCTTCAGCGGCGCCTTGGGGTCGAAGAGCGAAAGGTAGTGGGGTATGCCGTTTGTCACTGCGTACGCCACGGCGAGATCCTCGGCGCAGTAGGGGAGCAAGTCTTTTACTACGTACGGGGGGAACGGCCCCAGCCTTAACTGCGCAGTCCTCCTGCCGAAGAGCTCCCCGCCGTAAGAAAGGCTCTTCTCTACTAAAGAGGCTGTGGAGGAGAGAAGTATTAAAAACAGCGGACTTCTCGCAGACACAACATCCCACAGCTGTTGTAAACTGGCCAGTACTCCCGGCTCCTCCTCAACCCAGTAGGTGAACTCGTCAACGGCGAGTACGAATTTGCCGGCCTCCGCCAGAGCCTCAGCCACCGAGTCCCAGTCAGCCTTCACATATTTACTCAACGCCTTTGATAGGGCCTCCGCCAGCCTCTCCAGCTCCACCTCAAGGGGCTGACGCAGGGCGTGAAAATAAACGCCCCTCTTCCCCTCTAGAAACCGCCTCACAAGCCAAGTCTTGCCCACCCTCCTCCTCCCGTATATAACCACGAGATGGGCGCGCTCTTCTCTGTACAACTCCTCTAGAAACCCCAGCTCTCTTTCCCTGTCAATAAACATAGAAGAAAAAAATCAGAAAGATAAAAATCTTCAAGAAAAAAATCTTGCATAATTCGATGAGCAAAAGGCTCTTACGGGCGCCAAAAGCCAATGCGGGAGAAAAGTTAAAAAGCCGTGAAGTTCTAATAACCAGGGCCCGTAGCTTAGCCAGGTAGAGCGCCCTGGGGCCCAGCCCCGCGCAAGGCTCATAACCGGGCGGTCCCGGGTTCAAATCCCGGCGGGCCCACTTTTTTCGTGAAATTGTACGCGTGAGAGTAGCCCGGCCTCACCAGCGCTTCTTAGCAGCGTTGTGGAAATTTATTTATCGTGCCAGTCTGTTAACATTGCCCCCCAAGTGGGATGAGGAAGAGAAGAAGGGGAAATGGACTCACAGCTTTGAGGCAACGTGGCGGGAGTTGCAGGACACCTCTCCCAAGTCTACTCCATATGTGACGTATGGCTTAATTGCCGCAAACGTCATTATGTTTATCGCCACTTGGGGGCTGTGTTTGATAATCCTTGGACTGTTGGGATTACGGCGTCGGAATTTGTGGAAAACCCGCTTAACCCCAAGGTAATTCTCTCCATGTTTGCCCACGCCGGGATATTTCATATATTGGGCAATATGCTTTTTCTGTATAAATACGGCGATAACGTCGAGGCGGCAATGGGGAGGCTGAGGTACCTCCTCTTTTACTTGGCTTATTGCTACGTGGCAGTGGCGGCGCAGATGTTGTTCGCCTCAGCTACGGGCTTGCCGAGACAAATGCTCGCTCCTATGGTAGGGGCGTCGGGGGCTATAAGCGGGGTATTAGGCGCATATATATACCTCTGGCCCGGATCATCCACTTACAGGTGTTTCTGTATCCGTTATGCGTGTTATTGTAGAAAAATGGCGGCTCGCTATGATATAGCAATATGGGCTGGCTTTCAATTCCTATTGCCGTTGCTAGAGCCTTCCGTCGCGGTGTTTGCCCACACGGGGGGTTTAATTGCTGGCGTTGCATTGGCGCCTTTATTTGCCAAGCGGGAAAACGTGGAAAGGCTGAGGGAGGACATAAGAGAGGGAAAGTTCCGGGGCCTCCAGCCTGAGGAGGACGAAGTAATAATAAAGGGCTGGGACGGCGTTGTCAAAGCCGTGCTTGCGGCGGTTGTGTTCGTAGTACTAATCATCGCAATTCTCGGCGTTAAGAGCCACACGTGACAAGTATACTCGGTGAAATTTAAGTCGAGTGGGTACGTGGAAGAGGCGGTTAAGCCAGGCCCGCCGCGACCCATGACTGTGGAGAAAGTTGTCGTTTACTCGGAGAGTTGCTACCCCATGACTCAACTGCCCACATGCACCTTTCAAAACGGCCAAGTGTACTGCTCCTCGATTATAATCCCGGGCTGCCCCGTTGTGGACAGGTATATTTTAGTCAGACACGGCCCCGCCACTAATGCGGGCGTGGTCGCCTCCATTGCCGCGTTAGCCGCCATATCGCTTCAACTCGCCCGGGCGGTAAGGACGCAGAGGGAGTGGGAAATCCTCTAGTGCCCGCGGCGCATCGCCTTGCCTAGCCTAGGCGTAAGGGCAACAGGAGGGGTAATGGAGCCATGCGTGAGGCGGGCGATCCCAGCACGCAAGTTGCAAGTCATTCTTAAATTTCGCAGTCGGGAATAGGCTATGCGCTACAGAGAGTCCATGGGGCTTAGGATCTCTGAAATAAGCTTCGGCGGTTGGGTCGTGGGGAGCGACTTGTACAAAGTCGACGACGACACGGCCAAGCGGTTAGTGAAAAGGGCAATAGACCTCGGGATTAATTTCTTCGACACGGCTGACGTATACGGAAGAGGGAGGAGCGAGAAGTTGCTGGGGGAGTGGCTGAAGGGACACGATGTGGTCATCTCAACAAAGGTGGGCTACGATTTTTATAACGGGCCGCGGCCCGAGAGGAGATTCGACCCAGAGTATTTAGAATTTGCCGTCGCCAAGTCTTCAGAGAGGCTTGGGGTTAAGCCCCGCCTCTTGATGTTACACAACCCCCCTCTCGGGGCTATAAAAACATCGGCGCGATACGTCCTGGCTAAAAGAGGCCAGTGGGCGGATTACATAGGCGTCGCCCTAGGCCCCGAGACAAACGTCCTAGCCGAGGGCATAGCAGCGCTTGAGGAGGGGTACGACGCGTTAATGTTTGTATTTAATCTGCTGGAACAGGAGCCGGGGCTGGAGTTAATTAGGCGAGGCGCTGGCAGAATACTCCTCGCCAGAGTTCCCCATGCAAGCGACGTGTTGACAGACCGCTTCCGGCCCGAGTTCCCGCCAGATGATCACCGCTCTTTGAGGAAAAGGGAGTGGTTGCTAAAGGCCAGGAGGCTCGTTGAGGCAGAAATTATCCCCTTGGCTAAAGAGCTCGGCCTAACGCTGGGGCAGTACGCGCTTAAATTCGTCCTCTCCTTTCCGATCACCAGTGTCGTCATCACGGCCACCTCTGTCGAAGAACTTGAGGAATACGCCGAGGCTTCAGACGGCCGCCCGCTACCCAGACACCACCTCCAAAAAATCGCAGAGTTCTGGTCGGCGAATAAGACTGAGCTAACCGCCTAACTCCCCTCCTTGGGCTTTAGCCCAAAGGCGGCTATTATGGCGAATATAAGCCCAATTACAATGATAATTAATCCGACCAGTATTACTGCGAGCAAGGCGCCAATCCACACAAAAGTCGCCGCCTTACCGAAGTCCCCCACGCCAGTGGCTTTATGTAGCGCTTCCAGCGCCCTCTTTTCAAAATAAGCGGATATAATGATTATCACCCATGTGAGAAACCACACCGCTACGAAGATGTATACCCAAGACCAGAAATCTCTGGGGAGGGCAAACGGGTTAAAAATAGCCGTATGCATTAACCAGCCGGCAAAAGCGACGACCAAGACAACCATCCCCACAAGCCCTGCAATAAAGGCGTAGAGGTAGTTATTGAAAATTTCCCTATTCCCGTAATAATCCGACAGCCCGTGCGCGCCTACTAACAACAACACCCAGCCGACTAGGGACACAACTCCTAAGTCTACAAAAACCGTAAATGTGCCGATCAGCTGGAGAATCAGCCCAACAGCGAACAGTATTTTTGAAGTCTCGAAGTCCATATTGAAAAGAAATACAGAATTTATTTATTTTACGAGATCTAAGGCGAATTTAGTAATCGCCCAGGGGTCCCACCTCCCCTGTGGGAGATACGCCTCGCCCCTCGGCATTTTCGCCGCCTCTACGGCATTTTTTGGGCCCAAGACGGCGCATATCGCCTCCCTCTGCCCCGCCGCAGATAACGACAAGGCATCTCTAATCTGGCTAGTCTTCGCCAAGAAGACAAGCGCGGAGATGTTCAAGTCCCTGGCCGGACCCCTCCAGTGAAGGGCGTAATAAAGCGCTTGCAGAAGCTCCCTCCAGTCTGCTACGGCTTCTCGCTTTATGCACACCGCCACGGCGCCCTCGGCCTCTATTTTGATTTTTTCAGGCGGCGACTCAAAGGCCACGGACTCAGAGCGGAAGCATAGCTCTCCGCTACAGATCACGGGGCTGTGTTTACGCCGCTTTAAATACGTGGCGGCTGTATGTTTAATAAAGAAAAATCGAAAACGCCTCTTATGAAAAGGGTGGTGATAGTGGGAGGGGGAGTGGCGGGGATAACGGTGGCTAAAACGCTATTGGAAGGGAAAATGCTGGCGGAAATCACAGTAGTTAACAACACGCCGCATTACTTCTCGGGGCCTAGCAGGCCGCTGATAATAACACAGGAGCAGTCCCTCGACCGCATTGTGAGGAGTTACGAAGAGGTCGCGAGGAGGGGGATCAAGGTGGTCGTTGGCACGGTTTACTCTATTGACCCAGCCAATAGAGTTGTGAAGCTGGTCGGCGGCTATACCTCAGACGGCGGCTTGAAGGAGTTGAAATACGACTACTTAGTGCTGGCCCCTGGGATAGTGCTTGACGGCTCTCAAATCACAGGATATGAGAAGTACAGGGGAAACGTCCTCAACGTCTACGACCCCGGCAGAGTACACGCCTTGAGAGAAAAGGTGTGGAAGGCCGAGAGGGGCACGGTAGTGGTGTACGCCCCAAAGGCCCCGTATAGGTGCGCCCCCGCGCCCACGGAGACCGCCCTTGCTATAGATGCCGTCCTTAGATATAGAAAAGTAAGAGACAAGTTCAGGATTATTCACATCGACGCCAACGACAAGACGCAACCCCCAGTCTTAGCAGACGTCGTGGCTGAGATTTACAAAAAACAAGGCGTTGAGCTCGTCACGGGCCAGGAAATTGTCGAAATAGGCGAGAACTACGTAGTGACTAAAAGCGGCGAGAAGTACCAATACGACATATTGGCAATGCTGGAGCCAAACAGAACGCCTAAGTTTATAACAGAGGCCGGCCTGGGAGGCAATTTTATTGACGTGAGATCTCCACAAGACCTCAGAAGTCCCAAATACGACGACGTATTAGCCGCGGGCGACGCCGCAGGCTTGCCATTCCCCAAGAACCAAGAAATTGCCTTTGAAAGCGCTTTATTCGCCGCGAACAAGATATTAGAAATGGAAGGCCTCAGCTACAGAGCCTCTGTGCAATACGCCTTCCTCGGCTGGGCCTATGTGGGGAACCCAGAGGGCCGACTTGAAACTCTCTCTGTAATGTTCGGCCTAGACTTCACCTCCCAGCCGCCGAAGCCAACAAAGGATCCACAGCCCAAGAGGGAATACACCGAGAGAAAAGACGCTTGGGAGCAGAGCTACCTCAAAAACCTATTCGGCTACTAACTTTTTGCTTATACCCTAGACTCTGTCACCTAGTTTTTCATCGCACGTTATATCAGCAAGGGAGACCTAAGTCACCGCTCCACAGGGTGTGTTTTCATCACCATATATTTATCTACGAGCTGGCATATATCTGTAAAGGTTGCCGTGGGAGAGCGGCGAAATCCCCTTAAACCCATTCCGCACAGCGCCTCGCTTTATGCGCATAAAGAGGGCGCGGGTGGGGCGGCCGCGCGCAGTGGGCCTTATCCAGCCCCTTTGTTCCACGCCGTTAGAACAACTGTTCTTAACCTACACGGCGTAATTGCTCCGCATAGCTTGGGGAGGGGCTATTGTCAAAATGCCGTCACTGGCCGGGAGCGGCTTTCGGAGTCCAGCTAGACGCGTCTTTGTATGATAACATTTCAATTACGTAGGCAATAAGCCCCAAGACCCCTGCTAAAATGTTGAGGTAGGGGATGAGGAGGATAATGACAGTCACCAGATACATTATCCACGACGTGCGAAACAGCGGGAGGCCTGTGTATTTATTCATGTAGTTGAGGAATAGTATTTTAAAGACGAATAAGACAATGCCAAAGGCCAGGAGGAGGTACTGCAAAATCACTAACGGGAGCGCTACCGCCATCGCGCCCGCCATCCCTGCCCAGGAGGGAATGCCGGTTGCGATCATGGCGAGCAGGGCGTTTGGAAATACTACAGCGGCGCCCAGATACGCCACTGCTAATATGGCGTAGATAATCGGCCCCCATGCCATCCACCATGCCCATTTAATGCCCAGTCTGTGAAGCGCCATATAGCCCTTGAAATGGAATTTGAAGAATATCACCAGGGCCGCCACCATAAGGGCCAGCCCTCCGCCTATGACAGCCGCCATCACAGTGAAAATATTTACTGAGGGCCTGCCGGGGAAGGGCATCAGGAGTGAAGACAGAAGGGCAAATAATAGAACGAAGTAAGCTATCATCCCCGCGATCATTGTGATTAACATGTAGAGATACCCCTTGTATAATACGTTATTTGCCTCTTGGAAATTCATATTATTCAATTGGGAGGAATATTTATTCTTTACTCCAAAAGTATCTGTGTTGCTTTATTAGCGTTAAATTCGCCTAACAAAAGCCCTCTCAAGGCGTCGTGGGGCAATTAGCCAAGTCGGGCAACTTGTCCTCTTTCACGTCGGGGGATCCAGTTTAGGGCCTCTGTATGACGCCTTTCGCAGGGCGGCGCTAAAGGCCGTAAGTACGCAGTTCCTCACATCCGGCGCGTGCAGTTAGCGTCTTTTAGAAACGGCCATAGATGCCGCCGTAATAAGGCGGCCTGCGGGCAACGGCGATAGAGGGAATATATAGGCCGGTAGGCAGGCGCCTCTTATAGGCTGGGATGCGTTGGGAGCGCGGCAGGCCGGGCCGTCAGCGCTTTTAATTCTCACCTTGTAGAGCTCCGCGCGCTGAGCCCCTCTAGGCATTCCTTTTCCACAGGGCCCAGCCTTGACGGGACTATGAACACCGCAGGCCCTTCTAAATCGCTACGTGCAATCTCGCCCAGAGTAGCGTATACGGCAGAGCCTCCCCAGCCCACTTTGTACACTACCACTATGGGCAAGTCCTCTTTAAACAAGCCCCTCCCAACTCTCTCTTCTAGTTGTAACAAAACTTCGGCGCCCTCTCTAGGGGGCATAAATCTCCCGTCTTCTCTGACGTCCAGAAGTAACAGCGTGTGAAGACCTCTTTGCAAGTTCTGTTCCACGAGGTCGTATGGCCTGGTGGAGTAAACCCCCCCTCTTGGGTAGGTCACAGTGGCCACTCCCCCCAATTTATATATTGAGAGGCAACTTAATGAAAATGCGGCACATATAATTGAAACGCCGGGCACCACCTCCACTCTGTACCCCCGCCTCCTCGCCAGAGCCAGTATTGCGGCATGGGCCGTGGCCAACATGGGATCGCCCCCAGTTACTAACACGGCCCTTTTCCCCTCTTTTAGGCACTCAAATATCTTCCGCCCGGAGTGATCTTCTAAATCCGCCCTGGTGAGCCTGATGGGCTCCCCCCTGGCCAGTCTCCTCAGCGCCTCCACGTCGAGGGGGGCCGTGTAGTCTTCATAAAATACACAGTCGGCGTTTTTTATCGCCTCAGCCGCGGCCTCTGTCACATAGCCCCGCCCAGGGCCGAGCCCGACTAATGAAAGCACATCTTGACAAAGTTTTTATATTTTTAATATGTAAAGGTCGGAATGTACGCCGTAGCTAGGCTACACGGCTATAGAGAAGAGGCGGGATTTAAGGCGTGGGTAGGGGCGGATCTGGCCAAGGCCTTGGGGATTAGAGTAGGCGACGGCGTGAGAGTTGAGAGTAAGAGTGGAGTCTCATCGGCGCGTGTGGCCGGGGTTAGCGAGGAAATTAGGGCTGGGGTCTTACTTACCCTTGACGTCTATATGGCTGTGAGCGGCTTTCGGACAGTTCTCCTGAAGAAGCTGAATAGAGTTTATGAGGCGGAGTCGGCGGCTATTGGCATTGAGTCCATGCGCGTGCTAGATGCGGAACAGCTCATGAGGCTTATAAATATCGTCGTCGCCTATAGAGTGCCCGTATTTACCAACTTCACCGGGTTTCTCCAGACTGACGACGGAGCTTGGGTTAAGCTGATAATTAAGGGGGTCTCCCCTAGAGAGCCCGCCTATCTCTCCAAGGAGACTAAAATATGGATTAGGTAGTCAGTACGACTGAATTCTCCCGAAGTCGAATTTCAACAAGAGGAGCGGATCTGTGAAGTTTTTCAGCGAGGAAATTCTTTCGAGAAGTCTCGAGGCAAGGGCACCGCTTTTGTACATCTCCGCGGCCTTCTGGGGGCCGTGTCTCTCCACAATGCTGTTTAATTCATCTCTTATTAGGTATTCGGCTATTTGCTCAACGCCGGCCACTTCGCCGTTTCTAATTAAATTTGCAATGACAAAGAGACGTAGCTCTGTCAAGTTTATTTTCTTCAGCACCTCTTCCAAGGCGCTGTTCCATTTTACTGACTGAGTAGCTTTTTTAAACTCCTCCTCTGAAAAAACAAGCCTAACCCTCTGGTTCCACTTAAGTTTCCACAAATTAAACCACTCGTTGGCTATATCCCACAGCTTGTTCCACATTTTCTCAACATACATACACAGGCGTAGCCGCGCGTTGTTCTCTGAAAACCTCTTCCAGTTATATATACCCGCCCTCGTAGCTAAATAGTGCATGAAGTCTCTAAATACAAATTCCCTTATGGCATCTAACTCCCCCCTCGGCATGTCCCCAAAGTGTTCTCTCACCAACTCGCTCAGCATTGAATCTACGGCCGCTGCAGCGGCGTCGAAGTCGCAATAGTAATAACCCATGGATAGAATCCAATTCCATATTTAAAGACTTAACTCTCCCACATGGCCAGGGCCTCGCCGGCGGCTCTCAAAGCCGCGGCGTGCGCGGAGAGGTGTCTGCTCTTTGAGAGAAAGTAAACATATGCCTTTCTCAAAGCCGAGAAATCCACTTCAAATTTTACGTCGTAAACTATGTCGAGAAGCACTAAGCCTTCAGCCGGGGCGCTGGGGACGGCGCCAGGCCTGGGCTTTTTTAACAAATCGGCTAAATCGTCGACGCTTAACACTCCCCTCCCAGCCGCCAACAAGGCC
It encodes the following:
- a CDS encoding DNA-directed DNA polymerase, with product MFVIGARPPIRAERVDLIPLVRRGLTYVESSDAVWRVCEPAERWEQLRAKLVAKGYRVSQSYIPPSVRRYLHGERKVELGGGVAAVYVKDGVFKWRLGDEYGVGCPPAKYVAYWGQRPNCNGVVIDLKKIYKRGFWSAVAERFGDQWLLKALRGEPDDVLNALYLLAVEAARFLEALALATGVGVDAVLDVFENNSVAALAEAVFHREAERRGYVIEDSRRHFDMPYFDMARGRAPGVYKRVAELDFKSLFPSLVVKHGVDPTTARPCSNGLRAGGLGRYCFDGGPVADVIHKWLDQRLSTGDKAVSDALKWLMNAGIGAWGKAGWGMICEPCLLAVRTEAARLFDEAWRLFSPIYGDTDSIYVEEDKAGGVLSWGASLGGLRLELRGVWDVFILAPARRGGVAEKNYVKAGGGGLEVKGGLLRPHDVPLAVRLRYGDVIRVVAEGGDPVEAAVGILQNAPPEQLFIYRAVWRERLAEINKPSLFHTAARYVAERCSCDPVDVFYLPGDGVVYTPWVAVDKRLRARPADVEEVRRAAAEYVRRLWKLRALRLI
- a CDS encoding PaREP1 family protein → MEARYEAELALKFLEQGLYRNAAGRAFQAWRALLAAIAVDYGHVIAESFKGVKATREDKRVGPADFYNCLHAHRLYAGSSQGVIRRCKS
- a CDS encoding ATP-binding protein yields the protein MFIDRERELGFLEELYREERAHLVVIYGRRRVGKTWLVRRFLEGKRGVYFHALRQPLEVELERLAEALSKALSKYVKADWDSVAEALAEAGKFVLAVDEFTYWVEEEPGVLASLQQLWDVVSARSPLFLILLSSTASLVEKSLSYGGELFGRRTAQLRLGPFPPYVVKDLLPYCAEDLAVAYAVTNGIPHYLSLFDPKAPLKRNLERLFSKWGPLYEEAENLLRFEVREPHVYLNIVRAIDEGATTYSEIAQRAHIPAQTLAKYLSVLERLEVVRREAPLWGRARPIYLISDLYIRFWIRAVYRNRELVELGGFVNIDIDRYMQGAYEEIVRRALPRLSERGLVRAAGICGRYWEGDVEIDLACLGDGEFAAFEIKWADLTVDDAERALRTLKKKSGYREGNYYVVARRALGEKPKWLLDLGDIFETSLCKT
- a CDS encoding rhomboid family intramembrane serine protease, yielding MFDNPWTVGITASEFVENPLNPKVILSMFAHAGIFHILGNMLFLYKYGDNVEAAMGRLRYLLFYLAYCYVAVAAQMLFASATGLPRQMLAPMVGASGAISGVLGAYIYLWPGSSTYRCFCIRYACYCRKMAARYDIAIWAGFQFLLPLLEPSVAVFAHTGGLIAGVALAPLFAKRENVERLREDIREGKFRGLQPEEDEVIIKGWDGVVKAVLAAVVFVVLIIAILGVKSHT
- a CDS encoding aldo/keto reductase, coding for MRYRESMGLRISEISFGGWVVGSDLYKVDDDTAKRLVKRAIDLGINFFDTADVYGRGRSEKLLGEWLKGHDVVISTKVGYDFYNGPRPERRFDPEYLEFAVAKSSERLGVKPRLLMLHNPPLGAIKTSARYVLAKRGQWADYIGVALGPETNVLAEGIAALEEGYDALMFVFNLLEQEPGLELIRRGAGRILLARVPHASDVLTDRFRPEFPPDDHRSLRKREWLLKARRLVEAEIIPLAKELGLTLGQYALKFVLSFPITSVVITATSVEELEEYAEASDGRPLPRHHLQKIAEFWSANKTELTA
- a CDS encoding DUF996 domain-containing protein, whose translation is MDFETSKILFAVGLILQLIGTFTVFVDLGVVSLVGWVLLLVGAHGLSDYYGNREIFNNYLYAFIAGLVGMVVLVVAFAGWLMHTAIFNPFALPRDFWSWVYIFVAVWFLTWVIIIISAYFEKRALEALHKATGVGDFGKAATFVWIGALLAVILVGLIIIVIGLIFAIIAAFGLKPKEGS
- the cgi121 gene encoding KEOPS complex subunit Cgi121; its protein translation is MICSGELCFRSESVAFESPPEKIKIEAEGAVAVCIKREAVADWRELLQALYYALHWRGPARDLNISALVFLAKTSQIRDALSLSAAGQREAICAVLGPKNAVEAAKMPRGEAYLPQGRWDPWAITKFALDLVK
- a CDS encoding NAD(P)/FAD-dependent oxidoreductase encodes the protein MKRVVIVGGGVAGITVAKTLLEGKMLAEITVVNNTPHYFSGPSRPLIITQEQSLDRIVRSYEEVARRGIKVVVGTVYSIDPANRVVKLVGGYTSDGGLKELKYDYLVLAPGIVLDGSQITGYEKYRGNVLNVYDPGRVHALREKVWKAERGTVVVYAPKAPYRCAPAPTETALAIDAVLRYRKVRDKFRIIHIDANDKTQPPVLADVVAEIYKKQGVELVTGQEIVEIGENYVVTKSGEKYQYDILAMLEPNRTPKFITEAGLGGNFIDVRSPQDLRSPKYDDVLAAGDAAGLPFPKNQEIAFESALFAANKILEMEGLSYRASVQYAFLGWAYVGNPEGRLETLSVMFGLDFTSQPPKPTKDPQPKREYTERKDAWEQSYLKNLFGY